A DNA window from Suncus etruscus isolate mSunEtr1 chromosome 8, mSunEtr1.pri.cur, whole genome shotgun sequence contains the following coding sequences:
- the LOC126016287 gene encoding 60S ribosomal protein L24, translating to MKVELCSFSGYKIYPGHGRRYARTDGKVFQFLNAKCESAFLSKRNPRQINWTVLYRRKHKKGQSEEIQKKRTRRAVKFQRAITGASLADIMAKRNQKPEVRKAQREQAIRAAKEAKKAKQASKKTAMAAAKAPTKAAPKQKIVKPVKVSAPRVGGKR from the coding sequence ATGAAGGTCGAGCTGTGCAGTTTCAGCGGGTACAAGATCTACCCCGGCCATGGGAGGCGCTACGCCAGGACCGACGGAaaggttttccagtttcttaatGCAAAATGCGAGTCCGCATTCCTTTCCAAGAGAAATCCTCGGCAAATAAATTGGACTGTCCTCTACAGGAGAAAGCACAAAAAGGGACAGTCGGAAGAAATTCAGAAGAAAAGAACTCGTCGTGCAGTCAAATTTCAAAGGGCCATCACTGGTGCATCTCTTGCTGATATAATGGCCAAGAGAAATCAGAAACCTGAAGTTAGAAAGGCTCAACGGGAACAAGCTATCAGGGCTGCTAAGGAAGCAAAGAAAGCTAAGCAAGCATCTAAAAAGACTGCAATGGCTGCTGCTAAGGCACCCACAAAAGCAGCCCCTAAGCAAAAGATTGTGAAGCCTGTGAAGGTTTCTGCTCCCCGAGTTGGTGGAAAACGCTAA